Genomic segment of Eschrichtius robustus isolate mEscRob2 chromosome 7, mEscRob2.pri, whole genome shotgun sequence:
ccagtggttaagactccacactcccaatgcagggggcccggggtgcgatccttggtcagggaactagatcccgcctgccgcaactaaagacacagtgcagccaaaaataaattaattaaaaaaaaattcatttgcttTCTTCAAACTGCCTCTTCCTCCTTTATTCTCACATTCTTCCCTCCACACTTGACAAAAATAAgcccaactcttttttttaacaacttcccACCTCTTCCCTCCATCCCATTCCTCCCGAAACGTTTGCTCCTGTAATTATCATCTTGGAACTGCCCACCAAGACCCTTGTTTCTACTTATCTGGATCTCCAGGCTCCAGTCTCTTTCTAAATCATGCTACTCCCCtgctccatattttaaaatagctcTCTACCGCctgttttctgtgtttgtgtgtgcatgcttTGCAGCTAATtgttaaaacagctttattgacatataatttacatgtcataaaattcactcattttaatgatttttagcaAACTCAATGGTGCAACCATTACCATaatccagttttagaatatttccatcaccctgatactatcCCTTCCCTGTAAAGGTTGGTCCACCAAAAGTCTACCTACAAGTGTAAGGTTTGTAAGTTAGGCCTGAGGGTTTGGGATCTTGAATAAAGATTTTAAACCTCCAGGCAATGTGACGGTAAAGGATCGTTTTCTACCTCTATCTGTTAAAAACTGAAGTCTTGGTTAATCATTAAGCCAACCATGATATCATGAAGGGTTACGGCGGCCGTATCTCCATTTCCATCCAAATAGCTGaccattttcttctcttgctaCGCCCTCAGAAAGGATACTCCCCTACTGGGCTGAGGCATTCCTCTTAAAAGAACTTTCTAGCTCGCCGCCCCTCCCAAGACGAGCAACCTCCTCTCCAGTAATGACAGCCCCAGTCCAGGTCCCCACATACCCACACTCCTGATCAAAAAAACATGAAACAGTGGCCTTTCTTCGCCAATTCCCAATCCTCCGCCCCCATCGCACCACAAGGtccccttcttccttttcatctctttCAGCTTCGTTTGCCTAATCTCCAGACAGATCCCTAGCCCGACGCCTTCTCCTCCCAATCACTCGCCTCACTCGCTCTGCCATCACTTCCCAAATTGCCGGCATCCCGGACCTCAAAGGTGCAAACGCCAAAACCAGATGAGTTGACGCGCCTAAGGGAGAgaagtgtgtgggtgtgtgggtgtaaGTGTCCTTGCTTGTGTGTGGAAGAAACCAACAGAGGCCACGCCGGTGTCCATCTTCTGGAAATAGCGATCACGCCCGGCCGAGAGAGCGAGGATCGGCTCCCCAGTGCCCCCCCGCAGACAGCATTCAGGGCTGTAGAGCTCAGAGGCATCAAGGCTTCACCCGGGACCCCTGCCCAGAGGGCGCCCCGCCCCGCAACGGTACGGCGCAACCCCTCCCCGGCGCGGTGGTAGGGCCCGGCGGCAACGTCACCCATTGTTTACAAATCAACCCGAGCCGGTAGGATTCCGGCTCCCGCGGCTGCTGGCGCGCGGCGAGAGTGCCTGGCGGGCTCCGGCTTCCGCGTCCGCCCCGGCTCCGGCTTCGGCCTCAGCACCGCGCCCGGCTCCGCCGCGGCCCACCGAGCCCCGGGGGCAGCCGAGCCGCCGGCGACTCCCGCAGAGCTCCGGGTGCCCGCGCGGGGGGCCATGCCGTGccggagggaggaggaagaggaagccggcgaggaagaggaggaggaggaggaggaggaggaggacagctTCCTCCTGCTGGAACAGTCGGTGACTCTGGGCGGGTCGGGCGAGGTGGACCGGCTGGTGGCCCAGATCGGCGAGACGCTACAGCTGGACGCGGCGCAGGACCGCCCTGCCTCCCCGTGCGCGCCCCCGGGGCCGCCACTGCAGCCCCCGCGACCCCCGGCGGTGGTGCGGGCGGACAAGGCCCGAGCCCCGGCTCTGCCGTTGCTTCTGCCGCCCGCCTCGGCCGAGACTGGGGGTCCGGCGCCCCCGGGGGCCCTGCGCTGCGCCCTCGGGGACCGCGGCCGGGTGCGGGGCCGGGCTGCGCCCTACTTTGTGGCCGAGCTCGCCGCAGGCCCCAGCGCGCTGTCCCCATTGCCCTCGCAGCCCAGCCTTGATGGGCCTTCGGGAGCTGACAAGCGAGGCGCCCCGCAGCCGCTGTCGGGTCCTTGCCGGCGAGGATGGCTGCGGGACGCCGCCTCCTCCCGCCGCCTGCAGCAGCGACGCGGGCTACAGCCTCAAGCCCGCACCGGCGACGACGACCCGCACCGGCTTCTGCAGCAGCTCGTGATCTCGGGGAACCTCATCAAGGAGGCCGTGCGGAGGCTTCATTCGCGACGGCTGCAGTTACACGCAAAACTTCCCCGACGCCAGCTCCTGGGCCCTTTGTCGGCCCCAGTGCACGAGCCCCCTTTGCCCCGCAGCCCTCGCGCGGCCTGCAGCGACCCTGGCTCGTCTGGGAGGAGGGCGCAGCTCAGAACTGGCGACGGCGTTCTAGACCCCGGCAGCTAACAAACACCCCGAGAGTGGCCACATCGCCAGCCTCTGCCTGGAGGGCAAGGGGTTGCCCCTGAGGGCTGCGTCTCTACGCAGACTGGTGAACTCGCGCTTTTGGAAGCGGGAAAATAACTAATGAAGACGAGGAATCGAAAAATCGCGAATGTTTTCGCTGGAACTGAGGTCGAGGGCCCCGATGTGGTTGAAAAACAAGACTTCCTTGGTCCTATTTACGGCAGATTACAGAGCGCCCCCCAAGCTCACAGTCAGCAGGACTCCTCATTGGCGTGACCAGTCCTGGTGGCGCCGCGTGCAGTTCCACGCAGCCTCTCCGGGCCCTCCAGCCTGACGACCATGTGGTCACAGTCTGCGCTTCTCAGGATCGCCGAACGCCCAAAGGACGAGGATGATCCCAGTTACTTGCTTTACctttccagggctggttcctgaTCCACTTTGGGGGAGAGGAACCTGTGTAGATCATTTCAGGGAGTACGTCAAACTGCCAGACTTGAAATTTTACGACACTTAAAAAAACCCATCTCGTGTATTTTGGGGTGCTGTTTCTTGATATAAAACACGCGGCACCGGGAAAGGACGTTTTGGGGAATTGAATAGACGTAACCTTTTCTCTGCCCCCGCTTTGCAACTGCCTGAAGTTCTCTGAGTGGCGGGGGAAGGCGGTGCGCCTGTGATGCTGATGGGAGGTGGGGCCGAGAGGtgctggggaaaggggagggcGAGGCGCGGAGTGAACCCTCGGTCCTCTCGAAAGTGTATTTACACAGCCCGTCCGCCCCTTCTCGGGTTCAAGATCGCTGTTTCCTGGGAGCACACGAGATTGCGAGGCTCCAGCAGGGCAGAGTCACCAGGTTCCGCCTGTACTCGGAGTAGAGCGCGGGGTTTTGCAAGTGCTGGAGTCTCCTGAGGACACGCGCACCGCTGCCGCCGCGGGTGTGAGGAGGCGGCGACGTGCTGGGCGCCGGTGCCTCCCGCGGGCGGCCGCGCCCCGGGCTTTCACGGAAACTGCCCCGAGAAGTGGCCTCGAGTCCCTTCTCTTCCCCTCGGCTTTGCTGTCCTACTCTAGCGCGTGGCGCTGGCGCTCCTGGGGGCCCCGAGCTGGGGGCTGAGGAGACACCACGTGATGGGGCACTCCAGGGACACACAGCCTAGCACAGCAGCTTATAATGGGCTCTCCGGGGCCTTTTGCAATAACAGCTGCAATTCCCTGGATAGATGGAGTTGATTTCCTCcctttgcccctcccccagccatgcCAGCTCGCCTTTTTGTAAGTGAAGGAAACCGAGTGAAAATGTGACCCTCCAAATGGAGAAGCTGCAGGCTTTGCCATTGTGAACCTGGTGAAGTGTTTGTAACATAACGTTCACTCAGTCTGAAGGATCTAAGACGGTATTGTTGgtgttttagttttataagattcAATGGCATGTTCATCATCCAGATGTGGCTATTGACATACCTACACTTCGCAGCGGAGTGTCTGGAATTGTGGCTATCCTGATTATAGGATGTTAACTTAACTGAAATATCTGTTTTTAATAAATgcgttgggttttttgtttggttttattttatacttgtCGTCGGTGGGAAAGATGCACAGAACACGTTTCTCTGATCTCCATAAACATGAAAACACTTGAAATCCTTGTCAGCCTGGCTTGTGGATGGTAATTAGAGCGCCTTTGTGTCTGAGCAGCTCACTAGTTAGACAGGGTCTGCGTGGCTGGGTGTGTATTGGTGCTGGCATGAAATTAAATGAGAGTGAGGTCAGGTTTTGGACCAATCCCATTCACT
This window contains:
- the FRAT1 gene encoding proto-oncogene FRAT1, with product MPCRREEEEEAGEEEEEEEEEEEDSFLLLEQSVTLGGSGEVDRLVAQIGETLQLDAAQDRPASPCAPPGPPLQPPRPPAVVRADKARAPALPLLLPPASAETGGPAPPGALRCALGDRGRVRGRAAPYFVAELAAGPSALSPLPSQPSLDGPSGADKRGAPQPLSGPCRRGWLRDAASSRRLQQRRGLQPQARTGDDDPHRLLQQLVISGNLIKEAVRRLHSRRLQLHAKLPRRQLLGPLSAPVHEPPLPRSPRAACSDPGSSGRRAQLRTGDGVLDPGS